From a single Bombus terrestris chromosome 17, iyBomTerr1.2, whole genome shotgun sequence genomic region:
- the LOC105666972 gene encoding uncharacterized protein LOC105666972, which translates to MLDTGSSMSFMTEKLANSLGMKQRRCAIPISDNLTTTAKRYATANITFTDKIYKQALKFLIVPTRSTLIPSELIDRSRLAIHRNLKLADPRFHSPAPIDVLLSSGSTLASMCIAQINLTQSDEPELRLQKTRFRWVIGGSPTSQTTTNTFHATTTALQTNPARFWEIDEGPSTTHLSESERQCEEHFRTHVQRTKEGRYIVALPFNEKIPSLGSSKTAAMSRLAPLHRRFQRDKQYETTYSAEIQEYLDLGHMTKITTDRSSSNWYYLPHHGVLKESSNTTKLRVLFDGSASSTTGVSLNNTLHTGPKLQENLFDILLRFCSHQYVLTSDIQK; encoded by the coding sequence ATGCTAGACACTGGATCTAGTATGAGCTTCATGACCGAAAAGCTCGCAAACTCCCTCGGTATGAAGCAAAGGAGATGTGCGATCCCAATCAGTGACAACCTAACCACTACCGCAAAGCGATACGCCACGGCCAATATAACTTTTACGGACAAGATATATAAGCAAGCGTTAAAGTTCCTCATTGTCCCGACCAGATCGACCTTAATCCCAAGTGAACTCATCGATCGCTCGAGACTGGCCATACACAGGAATCTCAAATTAGCAGATCCACGATTCCATTCACCAGCCCCGATCGATGTCTTACTTAGCTCAGGTTCAACACTTGCGTCGATGTGCATCGCACAAATCAATTTGACACAGTCGGACGAGCCTGAACTGCGTTTGCAAAAAACACGATTCCGTTGGGTAATCGGCGGGAGTCCAACGTCCCAAACCACGACAAACACGTTCCACGCAACTACTACGGCTTTGCAAACGAATCCTGCGCGGTTTTGGGAAATTGACGAGGGACCGTCCACCACACATCTTTCAGAATCTGAGCGACAATGTGAGGAGCATTTCCGAACCCATGTCCAACGAACCAAAGAAGGCCGATACATCGTAGCACTACCATTCAACGAAAAGATTCCTTCACTAGGGTCATCGAAGACCGCTGCGATGAGCAGGCTTGCTCCTCTGCATCGCCGATTTCAACGCGATAAACAATATGAAACCACGTATAGTGCAGAGATTCAAGAATATTTAGACTTGGGTCACATGACGAAGATCACGACTGATCGCTCCTCAAGTAACTGGTATTATTTACCGCATCACGGCGTGCTCAAGGAATCGAGCAACACTACCAAACTTCGGGTTTTATTCGACGGATCGGCATCCAGCACCACCGGAGTTTCTCTCAACAATACTCTTCATACAGGACCGAAGTTACAAGAGAACTTGTTCGACATTCTATTGAGATTCTGCTCACATCAATATGTCCTAACCAGCGATATTCAGAAGTAG